A stretch of Candidatus Zixiibacteriota bacterium DNA encodes these proteins:
- the rplI gene encoding 50S ribosomal protein L9, whose protein sequence is MKVILREDVPDVGRSGQTVEVKAGFGRNYLIPRNLAIPASKANLRAIGEIAKQTAVRDRKRKRTAEILRDKIEKIELSAEVLVGEEDKLYGSVTSQDIVNMLQEQGITVEKRTVQLDEPIKALGVYTVPIRIGKDVTANCKVWVVKKI, encoded by the coding sequence ATGAAAGTAATACTGCGAGAAGATGTTCCCGATGTCGGCCGCTCCGGCCAGACAGTCGAGGTCAAGGCCGGGTTCGGCCGTAACTATCTCATCCCCAGGAACCTGGCGATCCCAGCCAGCAAGGCCAACCTGAGGGCCATCGGCGAGATCGCCAAGCAAACCGCGGTACGGGACCGCAAGCGGAAGCGCACCGCTGAAATTCTGCGGGACAAAATCGAGAAGATCGAGCTGTCGGCCGAGGTTCTGGTCGGCGAGGAAGACAAGCTCTACGGTTCAGTCACGAGCCAGGACATCGTCAACATGCTCCAGGAGCAGGGAATCACAGTCGAGAAACGGACCGTGCAACTGGATGAACCAATCAAGGCGCTCGGTGTTTATACGGTGCCGATCAGGATCGGCAAGGATGTGACTGCCAACTGCAAGGTCTGGGTAGTCAAGAAGATTTGA
- a CDS encoding bifunctional nuclease family protein — protein MKMVQVKLEGLALDMTTNTPVVILSPEDDNKVLPIWIGHAEAWAIAMELSGVTSKRPLTHDLMKQAIESLEARVVRVEITELRDQTFYAVVHLARNGKGRQLDARPSDSIALALKTGCPIFVNAELFEPRPRNDQEAPPMPTDRESLRERLKKINPEDFGKYSL, from the coding sequence ATGAAGATGGTGCAGGTCAAGCTCGAGGGGCTGGCGCTGGACATGACTACCAATACGCCGGTAGTAATTCTATCGCCCGAGGACGACAACAAGGTTTTGCCGATCTGGATCGGCCACGCCGAGGCCTGGGCGATTGCCATGGAGCTCTCCGGCGTGACGTCCAAACGTCCCCTCACGCACGATCTGATGAAACAGGCGATTGAGTCGCTGGAGGCGCGCGTGGTCCGAGTGGAGATCACCGAATTGCGCGATCAAACGTTTTATGCGGTGGTGCATCTGGCGCGTAACGGCAAGGGGCGCCAACTTGACGCTCGCCCGTCGGATTCGATCGCCCTCGCGCTCAAGACCGGCTGTCCGATTTTTGTCAATGCCGAGCTGTTCGAGCCGAGGCCCCGGAACGATCAGGAAGCGCCTCCGATGCCGACTGATCGCGAATCATTGCGCGAACGGCTCAAGAAAATCAATCCTGAGGATTTCGGGAAATACTCCCTGTAA